Proteins from one Gossypium raimondii isolate GPD5lz chromosome 8, ASM2569854v1, whole genome shotgun sequence genomic window:
- the LOC105790888 gene encoding protein LURP-one-related 15: MEHVQAYPPPAAPSAYPPLATPVPVIGPQYCYPQPVDLAVVRKVLTITEGNFAVTDINGNIMFKIKGKFFSIHDRRLLTDAAGNPVCTLRPKIMTVHDRWQVFRGESTEEKDLIFTVKRSSMIQLKTKLHVFLATNPKEDVCDFRVEGSWLERSCIIYSGESNTILAQMHKKHSVESILLGKDKFMVTVYPNVDYAFVVALIAILDGINQDDDVV, encoded by the exons ATGGAACACGTACAAGCATATCCTCCCCCGGCTGCACCAAGTGCTTACCCACCTTTGGCTACTCCTGTTCCCGTGATTGGGCCTCAATACTGCTATCCTCAACCAGTAGATCTGGCTGTCGTCAGAAAGGTTTTGACCATCACTGAGGGCAACTTTGCTGTCACTGACATCAATGGCAACATCATGTTCAAAATCAAAGGCAAATTTTTCAGCATCCATGACCGTCGCCTCTTAACCGATGCTGCCGGAAATCCCGTTTGCACTCTTCGACCCAAG ATAATGACTGTCCACGATAGATGGCAAGTATTCAGGGGAGAAAGCACGGAAGAAAAAGATCTGATATTCACAGTGAAGCGATCATCAATGATCCAACTCAAGACCAAATTGCATGTGTTCTTGGCAACCAACCCAAAAGAGGATGTTTGTGATTTCAGAGTGGAAGGAAGCTGGCTGGAAAGATCCTGTATCATTTATTCCGGAGAGTCTAACACTATTTTGGCTCAG ATGCACAAGAAGCACAGTGTTGAAAGCATATTGCTTGGGAAGGACAAGTTTATGGTGACGGTATATCCGAACGTGGATTATGCCTTCGTGGTGGCTCTCATAGCCATCCTTGATGGGATTAACCAAGACGACGATGTTGTGTGA